A genomic stretch from Falco naumanni isolate bFalNau1 chromosome 4, bFalNau1.pat, whole genome shotgun sequence includes:
- the CAMKV gene encoding caM kinase-like vesicle-associated protein isoform X2, with amino-acid sequence MPFGCVTLGDKKDYNQPSEVTDRYDLGQVIKTEEFCEIFRAKEKTTGKLYTCKKFLKRDGRKVRKAAKNEIIILKMVKHPNILQLVDVYITRKEYFIFLELATGREVFDWILDQGYYSERDTSNVIRQVLEAVAYLHSLKIVHRNLKLENLVYYNRLKNSKIVISDFHLAKLENGLIKEPCGTPEYLAPEVVGRQRYGRPVDCWAIGVIMYILLSGNPPFYEEADEDDYENHDKNLFRKILAGDYEFDPPYWDDISQAAKELVTRLMEVEQDQRITAEEAISHEWISGNAASDKNIKDGVCAQIEKNFARAKWKKAVRVTTLMKRLRAPEQTETAPAPAPAPAAAAAATDTAAPGTPPAAAQSPAPGTPPAATCNGDGAAAAAEAPSEQAG; translated from the exons ATGCCGTTTGGCTGCGTGACACTGGGAGACAAGAAAGATTATAACCAGCCGTCCGAGGTGACCGACAGATATGACCTGGGCCAGGTCATCAAAAC GGAGGAGTTCTGTGAAATCTTCCGGGCCAAGGAGAAGACAACAGGGAAGCTGTACACCTGCAAGAAGTTTCTGAAGCGAGATGGGCGGAAAGTGCGGAAGGCGGCCAAAAATGAGATCATTATCCTCAAAAT GGTGAAGCACCCCAACATTCTACAGCTGGTGGACGTCTACATCACCCGCAAGGAGTATTTCATCTTCCTGGAGCT GGCCACTGGCCGGGAAGTCTTCGACTGGATCCTGGACCAGGGGTACTATTCGGAGAGGGACACCAGCAATGTCATCCGGCAGGTGCTGGAGGCGGTTGCCTACCTGCACTCACTCAAGATTGTCCACAGGAACCTCAAG CTAGAGAACCTGGTGTACTATAACCGCCTGAAGAACTCCAAGATCGTCATCAGCGACTTCCACCTGGCCAAGTTGGAGAATGGGCTCATCAAGGAGCCCTGTGGCACCCCTGAGTACCTGG CTCCGGAGGTGGTGGGGCGGCAGCGGTACGGGCGGCCAGTGGACTGCTGGGCCATCGGCGTCATCATGTACATCCT CCTCTCGGGGAACCCCCCCTTCTATGAGGAGGCAGACGAGGATGACTATGAGAACCATGACAAGAACCTCTTCCGCAAAATCCTGGCTGGGGACTACGAATTCGATCCGCCATACTGGGACGACATCTCGCAGGCAG ccaAGGAGCTGGTGACGCGCCTGATGGAGGTGGAGCAGGACCAGCGGATCACAGCGGAGGAGGCCATCTCCCACGAGTG GATCTCCGGCAACGCTGCCTCTGACAAGAACATCAAGGATGGTGTCTGTGCCCAGATCGAGAAGAACTTTGCCCGGGCCAAATGGAAG AAAGCCGTGCGAGTGACCACGCTCATGAAACGCCTGCGGGCGCCCGAGCAGACGGAgacggccccggccccggccccggcccccgccgccgccgccgccgccacggACACTGCGGCCCCCGGCacgccgcccgccgccgcgcagtCCCCGGCCCCCGGCACGCCGCCCGCCGCCACGTGTAACGGGGacggggccgccgccgccgccgaggcCCCCAGCGAGCAGGCCGGCTGA
- the CAMKV gene encoding caM kinase-like vesicle-associated protein isoform X1 codes for MWWLVVAREQKQPLYFVRFCSTSSPGPAMPFGCVTLGDKKDYNQPSEVTDRYDLGQVIKTEEFCEIFRAKEKTTGKLYTCKKFLKRDGRKVRKAAKNEIIILKMVKHPNILQLVDVYITRKEYFIFLELATGREVFDWILDQGYYSERDTSNVIRQVLEAVAYLHSLKIVHRNLKLENLVYYNRLKNSKIVISDFHLAKLENGLIKEPCGTPEYLAPEVVGRQRYGRPVDCWAIGVIMYILLSGNPPFYEEADEDDYENHDKNLFRKILAGDYEFDPPYWDDISQAAKELVTRLMEVEQDQRITAEEAISHEWISGNAASDKNIKDGVCAQIEKNFARAKWKKAVRVTTLMKRLRAPEQTETAPAPAPAPAAAAAATDTAAPGTPPAAAQSPAPGTPPAATCNGDGAAAAAEAPSEQAG; via the exons ATGTGGTGGCTTGTGGTAGCCAGGGAGCAAAAGCAGCCGCTGTACTTCGTCAGGTTTTGCAGCACTAGCT caccgGGCCCTGCGATGCCGTTTGGCTGCGTGACACTGGGAGACAAGAAAGATTATAACCAGCCGTCCGAGGTGACCGACAGATATGACCTGGGCCAGGTCATCAAAAC GGAGGAGTTCTGTGAAATCTTCCGGGCCAAGGAGAAGACAACAGGGAAGCTGTACACCTGCAAGAAGTTTCTGAAGCGAGATGGGCGGAAAGTGCGGAAGGCGGCCAAAAATGAGATCATTATCCTCAAAAT GGTGAAGCACCCCAACATTCTACAGCTGGTGGACGTCTACATCACCCGCAAGGAGTATTTCATCTTCCTGGAGCT GGCCACTGGCCGGGAAGTCTTCGACTGGATCCTGGACCAGGGGTACTATTCGGAGAGGGACACCAGCAATGTCATCCGGCAGGTGCTGGAGGCGGTTGCCTACCTGCACTCACTCAAGATTGTCCACAGGAACCTCAAG CTAGAGAACCTGGTGTACTATAACCGCCTGAAGAACTCCAAGATCGTCATCAGCGACTTCCACCTGGCCAAGTTGGAGAATGGGCTCATCAAGGAGCCCTGTGGCACCCCTGAGTACCTGG CTCCGGAGGTGGTGGGGCGGCAGCGGTACGGGCGGCCAGTGGACTGCTGGGCCATCGGCGTCATCATGTACATCCT CCTCTCGGGGAACCCCCCCTTCTATGAGGAGGCAGACGAGGATGACTATGAGAACCATGACAAGAACCTCTTCCGCAAAATCCTGGCTGGGGACTACGAATTCGATCCGCCATACTGGGACGACATCTCGCAGGCAG ccaAGGAGCTGGTGACGCGCCTGATGGAGGTGGAGCAGGACCAGCGGATCACAGCGGAGGAGGCCATCTCCCACGAGTG GATCTCCGGCAACGCTGCCTCTGACAAGAACATCAAGGATGGTGTCTGTGCCCAGATCGAGAAGAACTTTGCCCGGGCCAAATGGAAG AAAGCCGTGCGAGTGACCACGCTCATGAAACGCCTGCGGGCGCCCGAGCAGACGGAgacggccccggccccggccccggcccccgccgccgccgccgccgccacggACACTGCGGCCCCCGGCacgccgcccgccgccgcgcagtCCCCGGCCCCCGGCACGCCGCCCGCCGCCACGTGTAACGGGGacggggccgccgccgccgccgaggcCCCCAGCGAGCAGGCCGGCTGA